In the genome of Myxococcus stipitatus, one region contains:
- a CDS encoding M61 family metallopeptidase → MSHTVRYRVSMPRPHTHLVEVEVSFPGGAATLDARMPVWTPGSYLVREFARHVQDVSAAAPDGTPLPVRRTDKQTWRVHAGGQAVTLRYRVYANELTVRTSHVDGSHAYLNGASVFLYTDATRNLEHHVTVDAPGGWNTFCALDSRDGAFIAPDYDTLVDSPFEVGPHTPLTFTVAGVPHDIVVWGDSVADPERLCADFQRLCEVQARLFGGLPMRRYLFLLYLTDKGRGGLEHQASTALLFPRAALATNRGWEDLLTLAAHEYFHLWVVKRVKPRALVPFDYTQENYTSLLWAFEGTTAYYDNLIVRRSGLMSAPRYLTRLGETLTTLQSTPGRRTQTLLEASMVSWVKHYRPDENSPNSAISYYLKGEVVSALLDLEIRRATQDARGLDDVLRLLWSRHGDGSGVDEEGVEAAASEVAGTDLKAFFDRALRTTEELDYSVFSHVGLEASFRTRESPGDRGGTPPKSRTGEAKPRGWLGITLKGSATVASVLDGSPAQEAGLYAEDDVVALDGWKADGNALVSRCEDRKPGDTVRVTVFRRDKLLEVPVVLGTKPSEAVWLARVDKPTEAQKAAYQSWLGAPWDEAPGTT, encoded by the coding sequence ATGTCCCACACCGTCCGTTACCGCGTCTCGATGCCTCGGCCCCACACCCACCTGGTGGAGGTGGAGGTCTCGTTCCCTGGGGGTGCTGCCACCCTCGATGCGCGGATGCCGGTGTGGACACCGGGCAGCTACCTGGTGCGCGAGTTCGCCCGCCACGTCCAGGACGTCTCGGCGGCGGCCCCGGACGGGACACCGCTGCCGGTGCGGCGCACGGACAAGCAGACCTGGCGCGTGCACGCGGGCGGGCAGGCCGTCACCCTGCGCTACCGCGTCTACGCGAACGAGCTGACAGTGCGCACCAGCCACGTGGATGGCTCCCACGCGTACCTCAACGGCGCCAGCGTGTTCCTCTACACCGACGCCACGCGGAACCTGGAGCACCACGTCACGGTGGATGCACCCGGTGGGTGGAACACGTTCTGCGCGCTGGACTCGCGCGACGGCGCCTTCATCGCGCCGGACTACGACACGCTGGTGGACAGTCCCTTCGAGGTGGGGCCTCACACGCCGCTCACCTTCACCGTGGCCGGCGTGCCTCACGACATCGTCGTCTGGGGCGACAGCGTCGCGGACCCGGAGCGGCTGTGCGCTGACTTCCAGCGCCTGTGCGAGGTCCAGGCGAGGCTGTTCGGCGGGCTGCCCATGCGCCGCTACCTGTTCCTGCTGTACCTGACGGACAAGGGGCGCGGGGGGCTGGAGCACCAGGCCAGCACCGCCCTGCTCTTCCCTCGCGCGGCGCTCGCCACGAATCGCGGCTGGGAGGACCTGCTGACGCTGGCCGCGCACGAGTACTTCCACCTGTGGGTCGTCAAGCGGGTGAAGCCCCGGGCGCTGGTGCCCTTCGACTACACGCAGGAGAACTACACCTCCCTGCTGTGGGCCTTCGAGGGCACCACCGCGTACTACGACAACCTCATCGTCCGGCGCTCGGGGCTGATGTCCGCGCCGCGCTACCTCACGCGGCTGGGAGAGACCCTCACGACGCTGCAGTCCACGCCGGGCCGGCGCACGCAGACGCTCCTCGAGGCGTCGATGGTGAGCTGGGTGAAGCACTACCGGCCCGACGAGAACTCCCCCAACAGCGCCATCTCCTACTATTTGAAGGGCGAGGTGGTGTCGGCGCTCCTCGACCTGGAGATCCGCCGGGCCACGCAGGACGCTCGCGGCCTGGATGATGTTCTCCGGTTGCTGTGGTCACGCCATGGCGATGGCTCGGGAGTGGACGAGGAGGGCGTGGAGGCCGCGGCGAGCGAGGTGGCCGGCACGGACCTGAAGGCCTTCTTCGACCGGGCGCTGCGCACCACGGAGGAGCTGGACTACTCGGTGTTCTCCCACGTGGGGCTCGAGGCCAGCTTCCGGACGCGCGAGTCTCCGGGAGACCGAGGGGGCACGCCGCCCAAGAGCCGGACGGGTGAGGCGAAGCCTCGGGGCTGGCTGGGCATCACCCTCAAGGGGAGCGCCACGGTGGCCTCGGTGCTGGACGGCTCGCCCGCGCAGGAGGCGGGGCTGTACGCCGAGGACGACGTGGTGGCGCTGGATGGGTGGAAGGCGGACGGCAACGCGCTGGTGAGCCGGTGCGAGGACCGCAAGCCCGGGGACACCGTGCGCGTGACGGTGTTCCGCCGCGACAAGCTGCTGGAGGTCCCCGTGGTGCTGGGCACCAAGCCTTCCGAGGCGGTGTGGCTGGCGCGCGTGGACAAGCCCACGGAGGCCCAGAAGGCCGCCTATCAGTCCTGGCTGGGCGCCCCCTGGGACGAGGCCCCCGGCACGACGTAG
- a CDS encoding RsmB/NOP family class I SAM-dependent RNA methyltransferase — MAQKSRFRPTARHSAKKSPAPSKRKKLTAAEKERSTRPLREDLVLQASLEAYALVRHEGRLSDRALDFTLRRKANLYSSERRAVAERVYALLRRQRTVDFLLSRAHPRFDTLDASRQDVLRLAASRVLHGEALTDVVRTSSMAPADASALNALPQAAAALESLPEKKRFPIAASLPDFLAEKFLALYGKDAARAAEAMNERAPLTIRANLLKEDRDALAKRLAAEQVEVKPTPLSPMGLHLETRLNVFSLTSFREGFVEIQDEGSQLLGMLVDAPPTRVVDACAGAGGKTLQLAAQMKNRGDLHAMDIDERRLDDLKKRARRAGVHNVRAQLIPAEGAEVDTALEPLVGKADRVLVDAPCSGTGTFRRKPDARYRLTPEELEQHVARQKLLLERFSRMVKPGGRLIYGTCSVLREENEAVIEDFLSRHPEYTVRPVAELLGAELGEKVGPGPFLRLAPHTHGTDGFFGAVLVRAK, encoded by the coding sequence ATGGCTCAGAAATCCAGATTCCGCCCCACCGCGCGCCACTCCGCGAAGAAGTCCCCCGCCCCTTCGAAGAGGAAGAAGCTCACGGCCGCCGAGAAGGAGCGCTCCACGCGGCCGCTGCGCGAGGACCTGGTGCTGCAAGCCTCCCTGGAGGCCTATGCGCTGGTGCGCCATGAAGGCCGCCTGTCGGACCGGGCGCTGGACTTCACCCTGCGCCGCAAGGCCAACCTGTACTCCTCGGAGCGCCGCGCCGTGGCCGAGCGCGTCTACGCCCTGCTCCGCCGCCAGCGCACAGTGGACTTCCTGCTGAGCCGCGCCCATCCGCGCTTCGACACGCTGGACGCCTCGCGCCAGGACGTGCTGCGGCTGGCCGCCTCGCGCGTGCTGCATGGAGAGGCCCTGACGGACGTGGTGCGCACCTCGTCGATGGCGCCGGCGGATGCCTCGGCCCTGAATGCCCTGCCCCAGGCCGCCGCGGCGCTGGAGTCCCTGCCGGAGAAGAAGCGCTTCCCCATCGCCGCCTCGCTGCCGGACTTCCTCGCCGAGAAGTTCCTCGCGCTCTACGGCAAGGACGCCGCCCGCGCCGCCGAGGCCATGAACGAGCGCGCCCCGCTCACCATCCGCGCCAACCTCCTCAAGGAGGACCGCGACGCGCTGGCGAAGCGGCTGGCCGCGGAGCAGGTGGAGGTGAAGCCCACGCCCCTGTCCCCCATGGGCCTGCACCTGGAGACGCGCCTCAACGTGTTCTCGCTGACGAGCTTCCGCGAGGGCTTCGTCGAAATCCAGGACGAGGGCAGCCAGCTGCTGGGCATGCTGGTGGATGCGCCCCCCACGCGCGTCGTCGATGCGTGCGCGGGCGCGGGTGGCAAGACGCTCCAGTTGGCCGCGCAGATGAAGAACCGGGGCGACCTGCACGCGATGGACATCGACGAGCGGCGCCTGGACGACCTGAAGAAGCGGGCGCGCCGGGCGGGGGTGCACAACGTGCGCGCGCAGCTCATCCCCGCGGAGGGCGCGGAGGTGGACACCGCGCTGGAGCCGCTCGTGGGCAAGGCGGACCGCGTGCTGGTGGACGCGCCGTGCAGCGGCACGGGCACCTTCCGCCGCAAGCCGGACGCGCGCTACCGCCTCACGCCCGAGGAGCTGGAGCAGCACGTGGCGAGGCAGAAGCTGCTGCTGGAGCGCTTCTCCCGGATGGTGAAGCCCGGCGGCCGGCTCATCTACGGCACGTGCAGCGTGCTGCGCGAGGAGAACGAGGCCGTCATCGAGGACTTCCTCTCCCGGCACCCCGAGTACACGGTGCGCCCCGTGGCGGAGCTGCTGGGGGCGGAGCTGGGTGAGAAGGTGGGGCCGGGCCCGTTCCTGCGGCTGGCGCCCCACACCCACGGAACCGACGGCTTCTTCGGAGCCGTTCTCGTCCGGGCGAAGTAG